A stretch of Synechococcus sp. WH 8020 DNA encodes these proteins:
- a CDS encoding tyrosine-type recombinase/integrase, which translates to MATSSKPRYLTRRTGRDGWYFIRSVPPKLRGSIGCATWRRKAGKTLNEAKKNAVEFLKETDQLIREARGQQVMPEQKLLSLLPMKNQFPKNVDSHDLAQTTSREFIRLDDPENINPHDEELHRLTKRVLKGTTKTPKTADDLLELATLSKSPAPSTKKEWERNLGKLMEHSHKQFITELTRDDALNYRKHLLTTTAASTTKTRLRYLSGLYNVAVDEGWIQSNPMEGLNKKVTSKARVKKVVRLDQADERWQNLPKHHQLLWHVLRWTGSHASEAAGLRWEDMDLNEGTISFKGHETRPLKSAFRQRTIPIHPKLMEIMRSGSECSAGNSGLIFPWAYNPNRARWAEGMHWNDIIGVSPKATRDWAASCLRTKEVNERTIGKLLGHSPKKSKGSGTYSSVGLETMRKALEQLE; encoded by the coding sequence ATGGCGACCTCCTCTAAACCTCGCTATCTCACCCGAAGAACAGGTCGGGATGGCTGGTATTTCATCCGGTCTGTCCCTCCAAAGCTCAGAGGCAGCATCGGGTGCGCAACGTGGCGCCGCAAGGCAGGCAAGACACTCAATGAGGCAAAGAAGAACGCTGTTGAGTTCCTCAAAGAGACCGACCAGCTCATCAGGGAGGCCAGGGGCCAGCAGGTCATGCCAGAGCAGAAGCTCCTGTCACTCCTGCCAATGAAGAACCAGTTCCCTAAAAACGTAGACAGCCACGATCTGGCGCAGACGACCAGCAGGGAGTTCATACGCCTTGATGACCCAGAGAACATCAACCCTCACGATGAGGAGCTCCACCGCCTAACCAAGAGAGTCCTGAAGGGGACCACCAAGACGCCCAAGACGGCTGATGACCTGCTAGAGCTTGCAACCCTGTCGAAGAGCCCTGCGCCGTCCACCAAGAAGGAGTGGGAGAGGAATCTAGGGAAGCTGATGGAGCACTCCCACAAACAATTCATTACGGAGCTAACCAGAGATGACGCTCTGAACTACAGGAAGCACCTGCTGACGACCACAGCAGCCAGCACGACCAAGACTCGCCTGAGGTATCTCTCTGGCTTGTACAACGTGGCCGTGGATGAGGGTTGGATCCAAAGCAACCCGATGGAAGGATTGAACAAGAAGGTGACGAGCAAGGCCAGGGTCAAGAAGGTGGTGAGACTGGACCAAGCCGATGAGAGATGGCAGAACCTGCCTAAACACCATCAACTGCTCTGGCATGTCCTCAGATGGACAGGGAGTCATGCCTCAGAGGCAGCAGGACTCCGTTGGGAAGACATGGATCTGAACGAGGGAACGATCAGCTTCAAGGGACATGAGACAAGGCCCCTGAAGAGCGCTTTCAGACAGAGAACGATTCCCATACATCCCAAGCTGATGGAGATCATGCGCTCGGGAAGTGAGTGCTCGGCCGGTAACTCTGGCTTGATATTCCCCTGGGCTTACAACCCAAATAGAGCACGCTGGGCGGAAGGAATGCACTGGAATGACATCATCGGTGTATCACCCAAAGCAACACGTGACTGGGCAGCATCGTGTCTTCGGACAAAGGAAGTAAATGAGAGGACCATTGGCAAGTTGCTTGGCCACAGTCCAAAAAAGAGCAAAGGTAGTGGTACCTATAGCTCAGTGGGTTTGGAGACAATGCGGAAGGCATTGGAGCAGTTGGAATAA